A stretch of the Engraulis encrasicolus isolate BLACKSEA-1 chromosome 19, IST_EnEncr_1.0, whole genome shotgun sequence genome encodes the following:
- the LOC134470213 gene encoding uncharacterized protein LOC134470213, protein MAFCPNTFNQSGSWIGPERHTRSKRVFSHVNSAEEVGMASHWRPQSEHPYKYVRATRFSSSKYWKEYQKGQATSQEQQYHGMTNLPTSAPQTLRFVGNLIPPQSTSVRGSQLASTGPVVTLMRKDISLVGPAPPNMNNLIHTSDGTAALLRQLGPLKFVGNLNLQAGGFPGQQNTKPAQSADIMTHGGPAAPASLSTGAFGGAPTHSQTAGFHYSKEDLLKMINLHGEMMVKYRELRGKAENIEKLMMPSVCPTEHHGKTESIQDRSWKGEAKALDDLTEGIVLPEDAMEKLEAIPGILDLAREMGFLPMC, encoded by the exons ATGGCTTTTTGTCCGAATACTTTCAACCAGAGTGGATCATGGATTGGGCCTGAACGCCATACTCGTTCTAAGCGAGTCTTTTCCCATGTCAACTCTGCTGAAGAAGTGGGCATGGCCTCTCATTGGAGGCCCCAGTCTGAGCATCCATACAAATATGTGCGGGCAACACGGTTTTCTTCCA gCAAGTATTGGAAGGAGTACCAAAAGGGGCAAGCCACTTCCCAGGAGCAGCAGTACCATGGTATGACCAACCTGCCAACCTCAGCACCTCAGACCCTGAGATTTGTGGGCAACTTGATCCCTCCTCAGTCCACCAGTGTCAGAGGTAGCCAGCTGGCCTCCACCGGACCTGTTGTGACTCTGATGAGGAAGGACATTTCCCTTGTGGGGCCTGCTCCTCCCAACATGAACAACCTCATCCATACATCTGATGGCACAGCTGCTTTGCTGAGACAGCTTGGACCCCTAAAGTTTGTGGGGAATCTCAATCTGCAAGCTGGGGGTTTTCCTGGTCAGCAGAACACCAAGCCAGCCCAGTCAGCTGACATCATGACCCACGGAGGACCTGCAGCTCCTGCGAGCCTCTCCACTGGGGCCTTTGGTGGAGCCCCGACTCACTCTCAGACCGCTGGCTTTCATTACAGCAAAGAGGACCTTCTGAAGATGATCAATCTCCATGGTGAAATGATGGTCAAGTACAGAGAGCTGAGGGGTAAGGCTGAGAACATAGAAAAGCTGATGATGCCGTCAGTGTGCCCTACTGAGCATCATGGGAAGACAGAGAGCATCCAAGACAGGAGTTGGAAAGGAGAGGCAAAGGCATTGGATGATCTCACTGAGGGTATTGTTCTTCCTGAGGATGCTATGGAGAAACTTGAAGCTATTCCTGGCATTTTGGACTTGGCAAGAGAGATGGGCTTCCTGCCCATGTGTTaa